The DNA segment GAAGAAATTTTGTCTTGGTATAGCTAAAGCTTTTGGCTTATCTTCATGAAGCgtcaataataaaaatcatacaaGGGATATAAAAGGCAATGTACCTTAACAATCACAGACTCACAGTGAGAAAGTTGGAGAGCTATAGGCAATGTGTACTAATGTATCTCCTACACATAGACCTACAATGTCCCATATGAGGATTTCTAGCATAACAGTTTCTAACAAAATCTTTTTTAATCCACTATTTACTGCTTAAAATGTCTTAAAAACTACAAATCATGTGAAACTCATCAAATAAGATCCAGAGACCCACAGAAAATCACGTTTTCTAATAAATTAGTTAGTGATAAAAAGTGTCAAGAAAGCATGTTAAAGAGTATATTATATTACCAATATTTCTTTTGACCTATTGTTAAAATGTTTTGAATAAAATATCTAAACAAACAGATTATTTGCACCACTCTTGCATTAGCCACCATAGTCCAAATGAAATattaaggagaaaaaaaaacagataaaATTTCAGtagattttatttatatagtgCACCCAACAATTGGGTGAGGGGTTCATAAAATTCGAACTGTTTCACAAAAAACTCTGTTTACTTctttaacataaatatttttgcCAATCAGTTAATATTAATGCATCTACGAGATAGGTAACTATGCTTATCTATTTATTATTCCCTTGAaacaataacaaataatttaaaagtacAAGTACTGAAACGTGACATCCGCATAAAGGCTCAACAAATCACCCCAGCATCATTAacaaacacatgatgaagcctAAACCCAGTCCTCCTTATACAATGACTCAGTTTTCCTTTTCTAACTAAACACATTATCAGTCCtactgttaattttttttatccagtTTTGTCTTAGAATCAAATCACTCGCAATTAGTTAAACATAAACAGTGATATCATGGTGGTCTTTCATAtctgaataaaaattaaataatacattTGCATGCAATTCAACAATACACTACATATCTGAATAAAAAGGAAATAATCACACATTTATTTGTAGCAACAGCCATTGAGGTTTGACATTTCCTAATTCAGAattacactataaaaaaaaaaactcttaacaGTGAACGATAAAGACCGATCCAAAAGAAAACTCACCTATAAACGATAAACGACACAAGCCTTGTATCCAAAGCACCACAACAACTGTCGAAAATAATGACAATCATGTAGACAATTAGACTGTTAGAAGGAGCCAGAGAGCAAAAACACAACTCATTCCAATTAACATTTGCAGTAGTTATGAAGGCTTTACCTCATGCGTTTCAGCTCCACCGAATTATCTTTACCTCAAGCTCGCACAACAGTTGTGTTCTCATGCTTTCTCAGACCATTGAAATCAGGAACACACTCTTTGGATACCGGTTAGGGTTAGCAACCTTCAAAAACCAAAAATGCGTTCTAACCTTCAACcaacacaaaacaaaaaaacaaagaaatcgAAGTGGAATGATCTTGAAACGTGAATTTGTGCTGCGAACGGAGCTACCAATGCCACAAATGGGGGACCTAGGGTTCAGCTCGCACAAAACTAGCGTTCGGTTTTCACAAATTGGAAAAAGGAGGGAAAGTGACTTTTAACCTTCCAGAATGTTATTAATTTCGCCCTAAATTTTTTTTGctacattataattaatatataatacgtaaactaaaataaaatgttaatttttatagGTGGACTAATCTCCACCACCACCTTATaacaaaactaaaataaatttatcattttctatAATACTTTGCATCATCTAAATtcacaaaaaattaaataaaatatttttttcccttGTCGATTAAGCTTCcactaaaattaaattaattttaaaaattatttagtggCAGCCTAAGTTGCGTTTTTTTTCTCGCAAATTTAATGTCGTATTTTGTGTttctttaatggacaccaacgaattattattatttaattaacttttaGGATTATTTGAGTGAATTTTTCGTGTGTTTCACCAATgctatttttttacttttttcttatccattttaattatatagttaatattttaaaacctataatcataaaaatatatttattttatttatatataataaccaGATGAACTGTGTTTAACTCGGTTTCTGATTTCCTTCCTTGAataaaatttttggtttctattatatatttttgttatgatATTGGAGAGAGTGGCATATagcaaaaaataaaagataaagcaTAGAGTGGGTGTAGTATAAGTGATAGGTTTTATCTGATAACGATGACATTGAACTGAAAtactttattataataatttagtttTTCCTTTTAAAACTGAACTTCAATTCAAGTTTTTCTGAACACCCCTATTTAATACCAGGTGATTGAATGGAATACTTTATTATATATGATTGATCTAATGTTTGTAAGCAACATGTAATCGCATCATGTTGTCTAATTACAACTCTCAACTAGAAGTAGGGAGTGTTATTAAAAAAGTAGTAGAGAAACTTGGATTAAGTTGTTAATTAAAGATGCTGTAACGGTGAATTCCATGACTAGAATGATTACATACACTATTTCACTAAAGAAGTAAGACGTAATTACTAATTAGTTGATAATTATAGTAGATTTTGAGAAGCTTTTTGTCTGAGCATGTTTAATGCAGCAATGTGCCAAACTTAGGGTGTTCCAAACAGAGACCATAGGACTAGTTCTGAAAAACTGTACAGAAAGTACAGCAAATAAATTAGGGAAAACACAGAGCCAAAAGGCTATGTTAGAAAAGATTTTGTAAAGAGGTTCATACATGTTGTAGCTATTGTAAGTATTGGCTACTAGGCAGATTCAGAACAAATTAGAACCTAATCTTTTAGCCTAAATTGGGTGGTCGAGTTACCCCAGGTAAGCTCCCCATTCTTTTCCACATTCCATAGCCTGAAAGCAGAAAATCAACCTAAGTTGTAAAAGACTGAGCTGGGAAACTATGCCTTACTTAGAACCATAAGTGCCCTCCTGCAAACTTTGTTGTCTTTTTTGTCTCAAGTTCTCTCCCCATAGCTTGGCTTCAGCCACAGCACGTTCTCTATCTAGATCTCTGTTTAACATTCTTGCAGTTTCTCGAGGGGAGTCATCTTTCTCGGATCCTTCCAAGTCCCATCTGCGTCCAGATCCCCCAGCTTCATCATTTTTCAGTATTCTTCCACCTTTATCATCTCTGTTCCTTTTATCATCGCCAGACCCCCTATAACCATGCCCAGCATTGTTGGGGTCGTATCCCTGGTTTGCCAGATAAGAGAGGGCTGTCACCACATCTCCAATCAGAGGGCGTGTGGCAGCAGATTCTTGAATGCACATTGATGCCACAGCTAGAGCCTGGTAAAGACCCCGCATGGGAAACCGTCCCTCAAGCCTAGGATCAGCCAACTTTGAAAACTTCCTGCGGTCGTTAAAAAGTGGACGTGCCTGCACAAACATACAACTAAAACCACTATCACCACTCCATTTTTACAAGAGTTTATGCATGCTGAACTAACTACAATGACAAGAGAGAGAATAGAGCAAAACCCATGTGACAAGATTCTGTTCTCCATGGGGCTGGGTGCTGTCAATTGCTTTGCGGCCAGTAATAAGCTCTAAGAAGACAACCCCAAAGCTGTATACATCAGACTTCACTGTCAGCTGTCCAGTCATAGCATACTCGGGAGCACAGTAACCATAAGTTCCCATGACTCGGGTAGAAACGTGTGATTTGTCACCAACAGGACCAAGCTTTGCAAGACCAAAGTCAGAAAGCTTAGGTTGGTATCCTTCATCAAGTAATATGTTAGACGACTTGAAGTCTCTATAAATGACAGGAGGATTTGCCTTGTCATGCAAGTATTCCAATCCTTTTGCTGCACCGGCAGCTATTTTCATTCTAGTGTTCCAATCTAGTGGTTCCTTATCAGGGGGAAGATCTGCACAGAGATCAATAAACAAAGTTAAACATCAACTGTAATTACGACAACTACACATTGCTTAAGGAGGTAGTTTCCGTATAGCATGCAATTTAAAGTATAAGTAATTTTCTATCAATAAATTACATGCTTATGCgcataaattatgtaaaatttgGAATGCATGACATTGTTATAATATTACATGATTCAGTGattgaattgaaaaaaatatatatttgaaagaAAGTTTGGCAATTGAGCTTGTGTGATTGGATCAAATTTCACAAGGTAAAATAACAGGTCCAATAACTTTTCTTCAAAGCAAATTTAATCAATCCAAGCAATGACGTAAGCAAAATTATCTTGATCATTATggatataaaattttatagaattttaGATATTTGTAGTGTAATCTAATATTTGATTAGATTGATAAAATTTACTTCCTGATGTAATGTTAATGGAGATGCATTTTACAAAACTTGACCAGGTAGGTATCATTTGATTgtacatacatatatattaaaattatttaacagttcattaattaaatttattttaacatacactgtatttttcaaattataagtAAATATAGGCCATGAGATTGAATACTTTTAAATGTTCAATTTATTTCAAACCTGATGGTGCATGTGTAAAATCTTTTGctctttaaataaataagaaaaccTCTTATTATTGTGCTTCCATGCGTTTTGGCATCCTAAACTGTATTTTAGGTTTTAAGATACTGTTTTGGGTAAAAAAAGTCTTTGACtttgatttctttttttaaGCTGAAGTGTTTGTTTATGGAATTTTGGATCAAGCTCTGTAAATTCCCATTAAGTTCTGGCATGGCCTGATATGAAAGCCTAGCTTTGAACCTGAAAACATAGCCTGATTATGCTACTTAGTGGAACTACTCACCCATTAAAGAGTTTGTAGTTATCACTCAATTGGTGTTACCATACTAAAACTACATGAACACATCCCGATCATAGCCaatgattattttattaatgaagcTACAAAACTGAAGGTATGTTCATGCCATCTTATTGTACAGAATTTTAAAGTTTCTATGCTACTCATCCACAAAACAGTTACGGAAATAGAAATATTGAATGTTATATGAATGAAACATTGAAATAATGATATAAGAAAATCAGGAACTCATACAGTAATCATGTGTTAGAGAGGCAAGGCTTGGAACATAAAAATTAGATGGGCATAACATAACGAGCATGGATGTTCCCATGACAGGGTGTAAAAACCgcatacaaattttaataatgtaATAGATTCACAAAGACACCTAAAAACTCATTGCAAGAGtaaaaatcttgagaaaaattCTATCAATTTGAATAGATatgtaaaaaaacaattaaacaaaCAACATGCATTGTAAGGAAATAGAAGAACTTAGATTATATTGGCCAGGAAGAACAGCTCACTCACGACCTAAGAAATGTCATTCTACAAGAGAAAGTCAAGTGTGTCAAAGAATACAGTGACCACTATCAGAATTTAATGTCATTTAAGAATTTTCTGCACAGcattatttatacatttttacatcCCAAAAACACGTACAGTAGTTAAATTGTTTTAATCATTTCATTAAAGGATGCAAGTTTCTGTAATATCTGACAATATCGAAAATGCtaaaattgtaataatttttaatatttttcttgtttgCATAAGGCTACACAAATACGTCTAGAGTTTCAAATAATGTACAGGGAATTTCTAAAAGAGAATCTCCAATATTTTAATATCTGAGAAACATTAACCTAAAAAAACTTCTATCAAAGAAATAGGAAGAGAGAGCAAAACAACCATACCATGAAGGTGATCTTCCAATGATCCCAAAGCCATAAATTCATAAACAAGGAGGCGTTGTTCCCCATCCGCACAGTATCCAATGAGATTCACAAGGTTAGGGTGATGCAGAAGACTGAGCATGAGAACCTCTACAAGGAATTCCCGATTACCCTGTAGACCATTTTTGTCTAACTGTTTGACTGCAACAATCTGTACAACCAAATGATCAGATGTTAGGACTCACTAATCACTAGAGGTCCCAACCacataaaaactcttttgattACTCTGCATTTGAAATTAAGTATTGTCGTCTTTGATTGAAAAGCAGAGTTATAATTTTGGACATAACTTTAGTGGTGTGAAAGGTAAACCATTtcaattcctgcaaaaagaacCTAATGAAATGTGGTCTCCTGCACAGGACTGAAGGGGCAATTATTAGTAAGGCTATATTGGGGAAAAAATAGTCACAAAACGAGGAAAGCGAGAGAGAATCAGAACCAAGGCAGGGGGTGGTAAACGTTAAGATATCTGATCAAGAAGAAACATGAACTCAAATGTATGAACTAATATTACTCCATCATCCTCCAGGCATTCACAAGACAACAGCCAAACACAAACTTGGCAACATAACATAAGTATTTGGCAGAACACAATAACAGATATTTCAGATTTAAAAACAGATGATTCAACCTTTTCAGGATAGCCACGGAATTAAGTTCAtcaaaataatcataaaaaccATCTCTATTTCCCTATTTTACAAGTAGCCTTCATCCCCTTAGAATACATGGTAGTATATGACGATACAGATCAGTCACCATGGATATCTATCTGTATTGCATCATTGGGAATGATAAAAGCATTATTGTAAAATGATGGACCAAGGAAAACCAAACTCATTGGTCTCGGTGGAAGTGGAATCAAATCAAAGATAGTGTCTTAGATAggaaataattttgatattatgACAGTGACAAGAACATTGATTCCAAGAAAGCACAGTGATTGGTGATGATTCACTGTTTCTTCCCCATCGGATAGCAGTGACTGTACCTGACCAGTGGTTTCAAGCCTGCCCTTGTAGACCCTTCCAAAACCACCCTCCCCTACAAAGGAGTCCGGCCTAAAGTTTTTGGTTGCAGTTGCAAGTTCACGGAAAGTAAAAGTTTGAGCAGCGATTTGGCCGGCGGCTCCATGTCCTTCCTTGGTGTTGGGAGGAGCCAATTCCCTTTTGGAACCTCCATTACTTCTGGACCGTAGCTTGTCTGCTCCTGCAATTCCAATTGCAACAGAAAGAATTCATATGAGTTGCGTTGTGGATCCCATAGAATTCACCTAATCACATAGCTAACTAACTGATTTCATGGCTAAGAGAATGAATGAAGAGCGAGTGAATattgaaaatgaagaacaagTTTGAAAGGAGATGAAAAAATAGGAAGTAACTGACCAGAGGGCAATTTGGAAATCTGAGAAGGGAGAGATGGATTGGGATTGAGGTTGGGATTGGGGTTGGGTTgtcggtggtggtggtggtggtgacgGTGGTTGTGATCCTCCTTGGAAGTGGAAGTGGGAGCGAAACAGGAGAAGCAACCCATGAAATCGAATTCCGATGAATGAGTGAGTGAAATTGAGAGTTAAGAATAGAGGTGCAACTGCAACTCAACGCAATCAACTGaaaaggaatcaaaacacaTAGCTACAGTGAGGGTTACTGTTTCTATTATCtattaatactattttatttaCAGACAAACAGATTGTTGTGAAAGAATTCGGTGAACTCCACCAAACTCCACTTATAATCACACCCAATCACCCTCCACACACTCCATTTCACTCtcttctcttttagttttcaataCAAAAATGATGGGTTTTCGTATAAAATTCTGTATgtagttgtataaaaatatgGGTTGTTAGTATATGATTAAcctttttaataaaagttttagtCATAAATGTTTTTGAAGacaaatttggaaaaaaaaaaactagttccaaaatttcaaaaataaaaacaagtaaATTCTAGGTGTTCTTTTAAATAACCAGttattttgaaaacatttattttaaacttaatcaAATTTAAACACTAGTGTTACTACAAAGTGTATTTTAAGTCTAAGTCATTTTCAACACATCTTTTCACGTCGAGTCTGTCAACTCGTGcgtgaaactatatattatgggtaaAGTCCGATAGTGGTCCAATAgcaggataggctcgaaatgactctgatatcatattacaaagtaaactttaaatctaactcaactccataaaattggttaatggggtgaggtttgcactcacttatatactatgaaatactCTAATTTCTAGTT comes from the Phaseolus vulgaris cultivar G19833 chromosome 8, P. vulgaris v2.0, whole genome shotgun sequence genome and includes:
- the LOC137823838 gene encoding serine/threonine-protein kinase PBS1-like isoform X2, with protein sequence MLSLLHHPNLVNLIGYCADGEQRLLVYEFMALGSLEDHLHDLPPDKEPLDWNTRMKIAAGAAKGLEYLHDKANPPVIYRDFKSSNILLDEGYQPKLSDFGLAKLGPVGDKSHVSTRVMGTYGYCAPEYAMTGQLTVKSDVYSFGVVFLELITGRKAIDSTQPHGEQNLVTWARPLFNDRRKFSKLADPRLEGRFPMRGLYQALAVASMCIQESAATRPLIGDVVTALSYLANQGYDPNNAGHGYRGSGDDKRNRDDKGGRILKNDEAGGSGRRWDLEGSEKDDSPRETARMLNRDLDRERAVAEAKLWGENLRQKRQQSLQEGTYGSK
- the LOC137823838 gene encoding serine/threonine-protein kinase PBS1-like isoform X1, producing MGCFSCFAPTSTSKEDHNHRHHHHHHRQPNPNPNLNPNPSLPSQISKLPSGADKLRSRSNGGSKRELAPPNTKEGHGAAGQIAAQTFTFRELATATKNFRPDSFVGEGGFGRVYKGRLETTGQIVAVKQLDKNGLQGNREFLVEVLMLSLLHHPNLVNLIGYCADGEQRLLVYEFMALGSLEDHLHDLPPDKEPLDWNTRMKIAAGAAKGLEYLHDKANPPVIYRDFKSSNILLDEGYQPKLSDFGLAKLGPVGDKSHVSTRVMGTYGYCAPEYAMTGQLTVKSDVYSFGVVFLELITGRKAIDSTQPHGEQNLVTWARPLFNDRRKFSKLADPRLEGRFPMRGLYQALAVASMCIQESAATRPLIGDVVTALSYLANQGYDPNNAGHGYRGSGDDKRNRDDKGGRILKNDEAGGSGRRWDLEGSEKDDSPRETARMLNRDLDRERAVAEAKLWGENLRQKRQQSLQEGTYGSK